In the genome of Verrucomicrobiota bacterium, one region contains:
- a CDS encoding DUF3500 domain-containing protein: protein MHASNRMIASLLLAGSLLLGGSGSADVPEEMVASATRFLAALTSDQRSKALFPNFGDDERKNWAFIPKARKGLPLKEMTPAQRALALGIVSTGLSQHGFLKAMTVISLEDILNELEQGKGPVRDAELYFVSVFGEPARGRAWGWRFEGHHLALNYTVTAAGKVSMTPSFFGSNPAKVLAGIRTGLRTLDGEEDEGRKLVKMFKPHQLKVVVIDTAAPKDILSESFRTASRLSPPGLGWGEMSKEQRDQLKKLVRVYLFRNRPEIAERDWKRLEAAGWRSVHFGWAGGFEPGQAHYYRVQSDTFLLEYDNIQNNNNHIHSVWRDFSNDFGLDLLKEHYETTPHK, encoded by the coding sequence ATGCATGCTTCAAATCGAATGATTGCCTCGTTACTGCTGGCCGGAAGTTTGTTGCTGGGAGGGTCGGGAAGCGCCGATGTGCCGGAGGAAATGGTTGCTTCCGCGACTCGATTTCTCGCCGCTCTGACTTCGGATCAACGCAGCAAGGCTTTGTTTCCTAATTTCGGTGACGACGAGAGGAAGAACTGGGCTTTCATTCCGAAGGCGAGGAAAGGATTGCCCTTGAAGGAAATGACGCCCGCCCAACGAGCGCTGGCTTTAGGAATTGTTTCGACGGGATTGAGCCAGCACGGGTTTTTGAAGGCGATGACCGTGATCAGCTTGGAGGATATTCTCAACGAATTGGAGCAGGGCAAAGGGCCTGTCCGCGACGCGGAACTTTATTTTGTCTCTGTGTTCGGGGAGCCAGCGCGGGGAAGGGCGTGGGGTTGGAGGTTCGAGGGGCATCACTTGGCTTTGAATTACACCGTGACGGCTGCTGGCAAGGTCAGCATGACCCCTTCCTTTTTTGGTTCCAATCCGGCGAAGGTTTTGGCTGGGATTCGAACTGGGTTGCGGACTTTGGATGGGGAGGAGGATGAGGGGAGGAAGTTGGTGAAGATGTTCAAGCCGCATCAGCTCAAAGTGGTGGTGATCGACACGGCCGCTCCCAAGGACATCTTGAGCGAGTCGTTCAGAACGGCCAGCCGTTTGAGTCCGCCGGGCCTCGGCTGGGGCGAGATGAGCAAAGAACAACGAGATCAGCTCAAGAAGTTGGTTCGGGTTTATTTGTTTCGGAATCGGCCGGAAATTGCCGAGCGAGATTGGAAGCGACTGGAAGCGGCGGGTTGGCGGAGTGTGCATTTTGGCTGGGCGGGCGGATTCGAGCCCGGTCAGGCGCATTATTACCGAGTTCAAAGCGACACTTTCTTGTTGGAATACGACAATATCCAGAACAACAACAACCACATCCATTCGGTGTGGCGTGACTTTTCGAATGATTTTGGATTGGACTTGCTGAAGGAACATTACGAGACTACCCCACATAAATGA
- a CDS encoding CDP-alcohol phosphatidyltransferase family protein, whose product MMTTANKITIARVLLVPIFASVLFEYSRTGAEWQRQLALSCFAIAAITDAVDGYIARRYNQRSKLGSVLDPMADKLLLVMGLALLTALQHPHLAPLPTWLLLTVLSRDVLLLIGLAVIHFTCGHVRVKPHFLGKIATVCQMCCIFWVLLQWNPAWIRPWSLAAALTTGASGVLYIIDGIRQLGASPSSGPDHPTKS is encoded by the coding sequence ATGATGACAACCGCCAACAAGATCACCATCGCCCGCGTCCTGCTCGTTCCGATTTTCGCCTCGGTTCTCTTCGAATACAGCCGGACCGGCGCCGAATGGCAGCGTCAACTCGCCCTCTCCTGCTTCGCCATCGCCGCCATCACCGACGCCGTCGATGGATACATTGCCCGGCGCTATAACCAGCGCAGCAAACTTGGATCCGTGCTGGACCCCATGGCGGACAAACTGCTTCTCGTCATGGGCCTCGCCTTACTGACCGCCTTGCAGCATCCCCATCTGGCGCCGCTGCCCACGTGGCTGCTCTTGACCGTGCTCAGCCGCGACGTCCTGCTCTTGATCGGACTCGCCGTCATCCACTTCACGTGCGGCCACGTTCGCGTCAAACCCCATTTCCTGGGCAAAATCGCGACCGTTTGCCAAATGTGCTGCATTTTCTGGGTCCTGCTCCAATGGAACCCCGCCTGGATCCGCCCCTGGTCCTTGGCGGCAGCCCTCACCACCGGAGCCTCAGGTGTGCTCTACATCATCGATGGGATCCGCCAACTCGGCGCAAGCCCGTCCAGCGGACCGGACCATCCCACGAAATCCTGA
- a CDS encoding fibronectin type III domain-containing protein, which yields MLVAWLLAPGFEGHGAVDYVHLAWDANTETNVAGYRLYYGVRGEAVTNRVDNRKATTRRQDGLRAGASYFFFVTAY from the coding sequence ATGTTGGTTGCCTGGCTTTTGGCGCCGGGCTTCGAGGGGCATGGGGCGGTCGATTATGTCCATTTGGCATGGGACGCGAATACCGAGACCAACGTGGCCGGGTATCGACTTTATTACGGGGTTCGAGGGGAGGCAGTCACCAACAGGGTCGACAACCGGAAAGCGACGACGAGGAGGCAGGATGGGTTGCGTGCCGGGGCCTCCTATTTCTTTTTTGTCACGGCCTATTAG
- a CDS encoding PEP-CTERM sorting domain-containing protein: MTTAKHGLLKTIVAIAATTAAWTAANAQGQLEIVYNNSSVPLNASYGSALEFGDQVSLQGLNRDLYRFEFEYNASLAPAASKQGLVRMYANDGPGGAPGTLLFETDPFALPTGQGTLDFSQIGGVKLPNQLTWTLATAGLSGSEKFEVQLFSPPSIGKSADDFWQKNAFGGWTLTVLSSAAGSAPANFSARITAVPEPTTMAFVLGGLALMGVAGYRRKNS, from the coding sequence ATGACTACCGCAAAGCACGGCTTACTGAAAACAATCGTGGCAATCGCTGCGACCACAGCTGCGTGGACTGCTGCGAATGCGCAAGGCCAGCTTGAGATTGTTTACAACAATTCATCTGTACCCCTTAATGCGAGCTACGGCAGCGCCTTGGAGTTCGGCGATCAGGTTTCCCTTCAGGGATTGAACCGGGATCTTTATCGCTTTGAGTTTGAGTACAACGCGAGTCTGGCACCGGCTGCATCCAAGCAGGGCTTGGTGCGGATGTATGCGAATGATGGTCCGGGAGGCGCTCCGGGGACATTGCTCTTCGAGACTGATCCATTCGCGCTTCCTACGGGTCAAGGGACATTGGACTTTTCCCAGATTGGAGGGGTAAAGCTGCCGAATCAATTGACTTGGACCTTGGCCACCGCCGGTTTAAGCGGTAGTGAGAAATTCGAGGTCCAACTTTTCAGTCCTCCGTCGATCGGAAAGAGCGCCGATGATTTTTGGCAGAAGAATGCCTTCGGCGGTTGGACCTTGACGGTTCTGAGCAGTGCCGCTGGATCGGCTCCTGCGAATTTCAGCGCGAGGATTACAGCGGTTCCCGAACCCACAACGATGGCGTTTGTGTTGGGTGGACTCGCTCTGATGGGAGTAGCCGGTTATCGCCGCAAGAATTCCTAG